In Nicotiana tabacum cultivar K326 chromosome 19, ASM71507v2, whole genome shotgun sequence, one DNA window encodes the following:
- the LOC107828911 gene encoding receptor-like cytosolic serine/threonine-protein kinase RBK2 isoform X2, whose product MEKEKVNTYSPDTVLEDFLRTAESESDSSNASTSEFDGPKIQRSASRWTGFLELFRSKSKGHFAKDPLISSLKLSKRFSRSMRETSSSSVMPNPILDNGLSYFKPQWKLFTLSELQTATNNFHKENLIGKGGYAEVHKGRLRNGQYIAVKRLMRGQQDERIGDFLSELGIMAHINHPNTAKLIGYAVDGGLFLVLELSPYGSLANMLHASKQKLEWKIRYKVAIGIAEGILYLHEGGQRRIIHRDIKAANILLTKDLEPQICDFGLAKWLPERWTHLTVSKFEGTFGYLAPEFLMHGIVDEKTDVFAFGVLLLELITGRRALDYSQQSLVIWAKPLLKKNRIRELVDPSLADDYNLLQINLMVLAASLCVQQSSIRRPRINQILLLLRGNSKSLDLIRRCRKPSHWKRNR is encoded by the exons ATGGAGAAAGAAAAGGTGAATACATATTCTCCAGATACAGTACTTGAGGACTTTTTAAGAACTGCAGAATCTGAATCAGACTCTTCAAATGCCAGCACTTCagaatttgatggcccgaaaattcaAAGATCTGCTTCTCGATGGACTGGTTTTCTCGAGCTATTTAGAAGTAAATCGAAAGGACACTTTGCCAAAGATCCTCTAATTAGTTCTCTCAAACTTTCCAAAAGATTCAGCAGAAGCATGAGAGAGACAAGTAGCAGCAGTGTCATGCCAAATCCCATTCTTGATAATGGTTTGAGCTATTTCAAACCTCAATGGAAACTTTTCACCCTCTCGGAGCTCCAAACTGCAACCAACAATTTTCACAAAG AAAATTTGATAGGAAAGGGTGGTTATGCTGAAGTTCATAAAGGGCGGTTGAGAAATGGCCAATATATAGCAGTTAAGCGGCTAATGAGGGGACAACAAGATGAGAGAATAGGGGACTTCTTATCTGAGCTTGGGATAATGGCACATATCAATCATCCAAACACTGCTAAATTGATTGGTTATGCTGTTGATGGTGGACTCTTTCTTGTTCTTGAGCTATCTCCTTATGGAAGCTTGGCCAATATGTTGCATG CATCAAAGCAGAAACTAGAATGGAAAATCAGGTATAAAGTAGCCATAGGAATAGCTGAAGGGATACTATATCTTCATGAGGGTGGTCAAAGAAGGATTATCCACAGAGATATTAAAGCAGCAAATATATTGCTCACAAAGGACCTTGAGCCTCAG ATATGTGATTTTGGGCTTGCAAAATGGCTACCAGAACGATGGACTCACCTCACTGTATCGAAATTTGAAGGAACATTTGG CTATCTTGCTCCAGAGTTCTTGATGCATGGCATAGTGGATGAAAAAACTGATGTTTTTGCATTCGGAGTGCTACTTTTGGAACTTATTACTGGACGTCGCGCCCTTGATTATTCACAGCAAAGCCTCGTCATATGG GCTAAACCTCTGCTGAAGAAGAACAGAATTAGAGAGCTCGTCGATCCTTCACTTGCTGATGACTATAACTTACTACAGATTAACCTCATGGTCTTAGCTGCTTCTTTATGTGTGCAACAGTCTTCAATTAGACGACCTCGAATAAATCAG ATTTTGCTGCTTCTAAGAGGCAACAGTAAAAGCCTGGATTTAATCAGGAGATGTAGGAAACCTTCCCATTGGAAGAG GAACAGATAG
- the LOC107828911 gene encoding receptor-like cytosolic serine/threonine-protein kinase RBK2 isoform X1: MEKEKVNTYSPDTVLEDFLRTAESESDSSNASTSEFDGPKIQRSASRWTGFLELFRSKSKGHFAKDPLISSLKLSKRFSRSMRETSSSSVMPNPILDNGLSYFKPQWKLFTLSELQTATNNFHKENLIGKGGYAEVHKGRLRNGQYIAVKRLMRGQQDERIGDFLSELGIMAHINHPNTAKLIGYAVDGGLFLVLELSPYGSLANMLHASKQKLEWKIRYKVAIGIAEGILYLHEGGQRRIIHRDIKAANILLTKDLEPQICDFGLAKWLPERWTHLTVSKFEGTFGYLAPEFLMHGIVDEKTDVFAFGVLLLELITGRRALDYSQQSLVIWAKPLLKKNRIRELVDPSLADDYNLLQINLMVLAASLCVQQSSIRRPRINQILLLLRGNSKSLDLIRRCRKPSHWKRYYEELFNAEESKMSRGLSALSLQEQIALEV, encoded by the exons ATGGAGAAAGAAAAGGTGAATACATATTCTCCAGATACAGTACTTGAGGACTTTTTAAGAACTGCAGAATCTGAATCAGACTCTTCAAATGCCAGCACTTCagaatttgatggcccgaaaattcaAAGATCTGCTTCTCGATGGACTGGTTTTCTCGAGCTATTTAGAAGTAAATCGAAAGGACACTTTGCCAAAGATCCTCTAATTAGTTCTCTCAAACTTTCCAAAAGATTCAGCAGAAGCATGAGAGAGACAAGTAGCAGCAGTGTCATGCCAAATCCCATTCTTGATAATGGTTTGAGCTATTTCAAACCTCAATGGAAACTTTTCACCCTCTCGGAGCTCCAAACTGCAACCAACAATTTTCACAAAG AAAATTTGATAGGAAAGGGTGGTTATGCTGAAGTTCATAAAGGGCGGTTGAGAAATGGCCAATATATAGCAGTTAAGCGGCTAATGAGGGGACAACAAGATGAGAGAATAGGGGACTTCTTATCTGAGCTTGGGATAATGGCACATATCAATCATCCAAACACTGCTAAATTGATTGGTTATGCTGTTGATGGTGGACTCTTTCTTGTTCTTGAGCTATCTCCTTATGGAAGCTTGGCCAATATGTTGCATG CATCAAAGCAGAAACTAGAATGGAAAATCAGGTATAAAGTAGCCATAGGAATAGCTGAAGGGATACTATATCTTCATGAGGGTGGTCAAAGAAGGATTATCCACAGAGATATTAAAGCAGCAAATATATTGCTCACAAAGGACCTTGAGCCTCAG ATATGTGATTTTGGGCTTGCAAAATGGCTACCAGAACGATGGACTCACCTCACTGTATCGAAATTTGAAGGAACATTTGG CTATCTTGCTCCAGAGTTCTTGATGCATGGCATAGTGGATGAAAAAACTGATGTTTTTGCATTCGGAGTGCTACTTTTGGAACTTATTACTGGACGTCGCGCCCTTGATTATTCACAGCAAAGCCTCGTCATATGG GCTAAACCTCTGCTGAAGAAGAACAGAATTAGAGAGCTCGTCGATCCTTCACTTGCTGATGACTATAACTTACTACAGATTAACCTCATGGTCTTAGCTGCTTCTTTATGTGTGCAACAGTCTTCAATTAGACGACCTCGAATAAATCAG ATTTTGCTGCTTCTAAGAGGCAACAGTAAAAGCCTGGATTTAATCAGGAGATGTAGGAAACCTTCCCATTGGAAGAGGTATTATGAAGAACTCTTTAATGCAGAAGAAAGCAAAATGAGTAGAGGCTTAAGTGCTTTAAGTCTGCAGGAACAGATAGCATTGGAAGTCTGA